A stretch of Aythya fuligula isolate bAytFul2 chromosome 1, bAytFul2.pri, whole genome shotgun sequence DNA encodes these proteins:
- the KEL gene encoding kell blood group glycoprotein, producing the protein MKTVSETYDQELRTGAKKERCLQRKSLLLCALLLSTLLGFTLLITYIMMTCGLGSCDAELRLALLSRLLNSRNDAVDPCEDFYKYACSNWESNHSSRTTEESQNVFDILLEENQLVLKRLLEAPQFEIRGSAKEKAIQFYRSCMDTQKIESQGNQTWKNLLNQVVGWNITGIGKAKDFNETLRILMGRYNTFPFFRVHVGPSPFDPKTNVIQIDHPEFEMPPESKFKEKNYPEVLRVYLSYLEKIGGLLGGPQDGFPHSFSLTLSFISKLQRVVTPLQERQKRGMLFFRTNIKELQEKAPAIDWLSCLQALFHPMPMNLSQPIAVHDMDYLRGMSQLIEGWNNERVLSIYMILCLVGNLSPALDSRFQDARLELSRTLHGKMGSRVTPVERWKKCLTDTSSFFEPVLGQMFVKEIFPQQTKKLAEEMFSEIQDALYSQLDQLEWMDEQTRQQAKVLMSTLQVEIGYPAYILQTAKVNLEYQNLEINEDTFFLNVVACLKTMRENSYSKLLQHHSHVNWQVFPWAVHSYYSLRHHMVVFPAGMFRSPFFHMEFPSAVNFGAIGVFMAHELLHAFYGYVLPGGCPTCNSSVLQKSIDCFVEQYESFDFKVNGTITLLENTADNGGLAIAYQAYKNWMNKHKEEDLPKIGLSYDQLFYFSFAHAMCGHQDPEELQSSLNTDPHSPLSLRIRGPVSNSKDFSKHFHCPSRSPMNPDSKCHIW; encoded by the exons ATGAAGACTGTTTCAGAG aCCTATGACCAGGAGCTGAGAACAGGTGCAAAGAAGGAACGATGTCTTCAACGGAAAAGCCTACTTCTGTGTGCACTTCTTCTCAGTACTCTCCTTGGTTTTACATTACTTATCACCTACATCATGATGACTTGTGGTCTAG GATCATGTGATGCTGAGCTGAGGCTTGCACTGCTGTCCAGACTCCTGAATTCTAGGAATGATGCTGTAGACCCCTGTGAGGATTTCTACAAGTATGCTTGCAGCAACTGGGAAAGCAATCACTCAAGCAGAACCACAGAAGAGTCACAAAACGTCTTTGATATATTGTTGGAGGAAAACCAGCTTGTCCTGAAAAGGCTTTTAG aggcCCCACAGTTTGAGATAAGAGGTTCAGCTAAAGAGAAAGCAATCCAGTTCTATCGTTCCTGCATGGATACACAAAAGATAGAATCCCAAGGAAATCAAACATGGAAGAACCTCCTAAATCAG GTTGTTGGATGGAATATCACAGGCATAGGGAAAGCAAAAGATTTTAATGAAACTCTTCGGATTCTCATGGGCAGATACAACacctttccctttttcagaGTGCATGTGGGACCTAGTCCTTTTGATCCCAAGACCAATGTAATTCAG ATTGACCATCCTGAGTTTGAGATGCCACCTGAGAGtaaattcaaagagaaaaattatcCTGAG GTTCTCCGTGTCTATCTCTCATACCTGGAAAAAATTGGAGGGCTACTTGGAGGTCCACAGGATGGTTTCCCTCATTCATTTTCCCTTACCTTGTCCTTCATCTCTAAACTCCAGCGTGTTGTTACCCCACTGCAGGAAAGACAGAAGAGGGGGATGCTGTTCTTTCGCACTAACATTAAGGAGCTACAG GAAAAGGCACCTGCTATTGATTGGTTGTCATGTCTCCAGGCCCTCTTCCATCCTATGCCAATGAACCTTTCTCAGCCAATTGCAGTGCATGACATGGATTACTTAAGAGGCATGTCACAGCTCATTGAAGGCTGGAACAATGAAAG GGTCCTTTCCATCTATATGATTCTTTGTCTGGTTGGGAATCTCTCCCCTGCCCTTGACAGTCGATTCCAAGATGCACGCTTGGAGCTATCTAGGACTCTTCATGGGAAAATGGGATCTAGAGTG ACCCCAGTTGAGCGCTGGAAGAAGTGTTTGACTGATACCAGCTCTTTCTTTGAGCCAGTCCTAGGGCAGATGTTTGTGAAGGAAATTTTCCCTCAGCAAACCAAGAAACTT GCTGAAGAGATGTTCTCTGAGATCCAAGATGCTCTCTACAGCCAACTGGATCAGTTGGAGTGGATGGATGAGCAAACACGCCAACAAGCTAAAGTTTTG ATGTCCACGCTACAAGTGGAGATTGGCTATCCAGCTTACATACTTCAGACTGCCAAAGTGAACCTGGAATACCAGAAT CTGGAGATAAATGAAGACACTTTTTTCCTCAATGTGGTGGCTTGCTTGAAGACAATGAGGGAGAATTCCTACTCAAAACTCCTTCAGCATCATTCACATGTTAA CTGGCAGGTGTTCCCCTGGGCTGTCCATTCATACTACTCACTAAGGCACCACATGGTGGTCTTTCCTGCTGGAATGTTCCGCAGCCCTTTTTTCCACATGGAGTTTCCCAG tgctgtgaacTTTGGAGCTATTGGGGTCTTCATGGCGCATGAACTTCTTCATGCATTCTATGGTTATG tgctgcctggtggctGTCCTACATGCAACAGCAGTGTGCTACAGAAATCTATAGATTGCTTTGTTGAACAGTATGAAAGCTTTGACTTTAAGGTCAACGGTACTATTACGCTCTTGGAGAATACAGCTGACAATGGAGGGCTTGCCATTGCTTACCAG GCCTATAAGAATTGGATGAATAAGCACAAAGAGGAGGATTTACCCAAGATCGGACTTTCATACGACCAGCTTTTCTACTTCAGTTTTGCTCAT GCAATGTGTGGACACCAGGATCCTGAGGAATTACAGTCTTCCTTGAACACAGATCCACACAGTCCCTTGTCACTTCGCATCCGTGGACCTGTTAGCAATAGCAAGGACTTTTCCAAGCACTTCCACTGTCCCAGTAGATCACCAATGAACCCAGACAGCAAGTGCCACATTTGGTAA